From a single Paraburkholderia sp. D15 genomic region:
- a CDS encoding isoaspartyl peptidase/L-asparaginase, producing the protein MNANAVIAIHGGAGTILRASMSTRAEAEYHAALHAVLSAGQRVLAEGGSALDAVSEAVRLLEDCPLFNAGHGAVYTSAGTHELDAAIMDGRTLEAGAVCSVKRVRNPVLAARKVLECSEHVLFAGEGADAFAAAQGLETVEPDYFHTDARYGQWLLARGQQRAMLDHDGASLSANAARNEDDPAPHEPLDPNRKFGTVGAVALDLQGHVAAATSTGGITNKQVGRVGDTPLIGAGCYADDATCAVSSTGSGEMFIRMVAAYDVAAQMAYRNVSLQDAADDVVMNRLPRIDGRGGLIAVDARGNVALPFNTEGMYRGFARLGEAPETAIYR; encoded by the coding sequence ATGAACGCCAACGCAGTCATAGCCATTCACGGCGGCGCCGGAACGATCCTGCGCGCGTCGATGTCGACCCGCGCCGAAGCCGAGTATCACGCGGCGCTGCATGCCGTGCTGAGCGCCGGTCAGCGCGTGCTCGCCGAAGGCGGCAGCGCGCTCGACGCGGTCAGCGAAGCCGTGCGTCTGCTCGAGGATTGTCCGCTCTTCAACGCAGGGCACGGCGCGGTGTACACGTCGGCCGGCACGCACGAACTCGACGCGGCGATCATGGACGGCCGCACGCTCGAAGCCGGTGCGGTGTGCAGCGTGAAGCGCGTGCGCAATCCGGTGCTGGCGGCGCGCAAGGTGCTCGAATGCAGCGAGCACGTGCTGTTCGCGGGCGAGGGCGCGGACGCGTTCGCCGCCGCGCAGGGGCTCGAAACGGTGGAGCCGGACTACTTCCATACCGATGCGCGTTACGGACAATGGCTGCTCGCGCGCGGCCAGCAACGCGCGATGCTCGATCACGACGGCGCATCGCTCAGCGCGAACGCCGCGCGAAACGAAGACGACCCGGCGCCGCACGAGCCGCTCGATCCGAACCGCAAGTTCGGCACCGTCGGCGCCGTCGCGCTCGACCTGCAAGGCCACGTGGCCGCGGCCACGTCGACCGGCGGCATCACCAACAAGCAGGTGGGCCGGGTCGGCGACACGCCGTTGATCGGCGCGGGCTGCTATGCCGACGACGCGACCTGCGCGGTATCGAGCACCGGCTCCGGCGAAATGTTCATCCGCATGGTGGCCGCTTACGACGTCGCCGCGCAGATGGCGTACCGCAACGTGTCGTTGCAGGATGCGGCGGACGACGTGGTGATGAACCGCCTGCCGAGGATCGACGGACGCGGCGGTCTGATCGCCGTCGACGCGCGCGGCAACGTCGCGCTGCCGTTCAATACCGAAGGCATGTACCGCGGTTTCGCGCGGCTCGGCGAAGCGCCGGAGACGGCGATCTACCGCTAG
- a CDS encoding MFS transporter, whose product MSASSSSSSSPVRLPSAFQRLAWSNLVAQSAEQISLAAAPLVAVFALGADARGTGLLQTAQTLPFLLLSIPLGVWADRRSRRLLMTLAEALRVIAMLGVLFLLSMHALSLPLLAALGFVAATGTVAYNVAAPSLVPALVPRTAFAVANGRLELARSVAYSAGPALGGLLVGWIGAGWAYGCAAGLSALAVALLAGLREPPRAAAPQRHFLLELRDGTRFVMRDALLRPMLATAVFFNLGFFILQAVYVPYAVHRLGLSASAVGVTLGAYGVGMVCGALAAPAIARRLAFGRVLVIGPCCGLLASLVMVATLVTPSFWLAMLSFFLVGAGPILWVVGSTTLRQAITPERMMGRVSALTSTATYGARPLGALLGAAISARWGMGACLVAAAAAFCVQAWIIFMSPAARLAHIPEASGAVG is encoded by the coding sequence ATGTCCGCTTCATCTTCTTCGTCTTCCTCTCCGGTCCGTTTGCCGTCCGCGTTCCAGCGGCTCGCGTGGTCGAACCTCGTCGCGCAGTCGGCCGAGCAGATCAGTCTCGCCGCCGCGCCGCTCGTCGCGGTGTTCGCGCTCGGCGCCGACGCGCGCGGCACGGGTCTGCTGCAGACCGCGCAGACGTTGCCGTTTCTGCTGCTGTCGATTCCGCTCGGCGTGTGGGCCGATCGCCGGTCGCGCCGCCTGTTGATGACGCTCGCCGAAGCCTTGCGCGTGATCGCGATGCTGGGCGTGCTGTTCCTGCTGTCGATGCACGCGCTGAGCTTGCCGTTGCTCGCCGCGCTCGGCTTCGTGGCCGCGACCGGGACGGTGGCCTACAACGTCGCCGCGCCGTCGCTGGTGCCCGCGCTGGTGCCGCGCACTGCGTTCGCCGTGGCGAACGGCCGGCTCGAACTCGCGCGCAGCGTCGCGTATTCGGCGGGGCCGGCGCTCGGCGGTTTGCTGGTCGGATGGATCGGCGCGGGATGGGCGTACGGCTGCGCGGCCGGACTATCGGCGCTGGCCGTCGCGTTGCTGGCCGGACTGCGCGAGCCGCCGCGCGCGGCCGCGCCGCAGCGCCACTTTCTTCTGGAACTCCGCGACGGCACGCGCTTCGTGATGCGCGACGCGCTGCTGCGGCCGATGCTCGCGACCGCCGTGTTCTTCAATCTCGGCTTCTTCATCCTGCAAGCGGTGTATGTGCCTTACGCGGTGCATCGGCTGGGGCTGAGCGCGTCGGCGGTGGGCGTGACGCTTGGCGCGTACGGCGTCGGCATGGTGTGCGGCGCGCTGGCCGCACCGGCGATCGCGCGGCGGCTCGCATTCGGGCGCGTGCTGGTGATCGGCCCATGCTGCGGGCTGCTGGCGTCGCTCGTGATGGTGGCGACGCTCGTCACGCCGTCGTTCTGGCTGGCGATGCTGAGCTTTTTCCTCGTCGGCGCCGGGCCGATTCTGTGGGTGGTCGGCTCGACCACGCTGCGCCAGGCGATCACGCCCGAGCGGATGATGGGCCGCGTGTCGGCGCTCACCAGCACCGCTACCTACGGCGCGCGTCCGCTGGGTGCGTTGCTCGGCGCGGCGATCAGCGCGCGCTGGGGCATGGGCGCGTGTCTCGTCGCGGCAGCGGCGGCGTTTTGCGTGCAGGCGTGGATTATCTTCATGTCGCCGGCGGCGCGCCTCGCGCATATTCCGGAGGCCAGCGGGGCGGTGGGCTGA